CGATCTTGACGAGCGCCCATCCTTCGGGGACCTCCGGGCGAGGGACCTCCTCGATCGAGAGGGTGTCGGTGCCGGTCCAGACTGCTGCGGTCATCGTGGTCATCTCATGCTCCTGTGCTGGTCGGGACGGTGCTGCTGGTCGAGACGGTGCTGCTCGTCGGTGCCGCTGCGCATGCGCTGTTGCGCCCGTGCGCGCCGAGCACCTCGGGGTTGAGGATGTTGCGCGGGGCTCGTCCGGCGGCGACCTCGACGACGTTCTCGATGGTGCGGCGCTTGAGCTCGGTGTAGGACTCTTCGGAGTACCAGGCGAGGTGGGGTGTGAGGACCACGTTGTCGAAGTCGAGGAGGGGGTGGCCGGTGGGGACGGGCTCGGTCTCGTGGACGTCGATGCCTGCTCCGGCGATCGTCCCGGCGCGCAGCGCGTCGACGAGCGCGTCGGTGTCGATGACGCCTCCGCGGCTCGTGTTGACGATGATCGCGTCCGGACGCATCGAGGTGAGCTCGGCGGCGCCGATCATGCCGCGGGTCTCGTCGGTGAGCGGCGTGTGCATCGAGACGACCTGCGAGCGTTCGAGGAGCTCGGCGAGGCTGACGGACCGGACGCCGTGGAAGGTCTCGGCGCCGGGTTCGGCACGGACGTCGTACCCGATGACCTCGTAGCCGAGGCCTGCGGCCTTGCGGGCCGTCGCGGAGCCGATGAGGCCGACGCCGATGACGCCGAAGACGCGGCTGCCGGTCTGGTAGAGGGGGCGTACGACGGCGAGGTCGAAGCTCCCTGCACGTACGCCGCGGTCGAGCCGGGGGATGCCTCGGGCGACGGCGAGCGTGAGGCCGATCGCGTGGTCCGAGACCGTCTCGGTGCCGTAGTCGGGCACGTTGCACACGGCGATCCCGCGGGCGGTCGCGGCGGGGATGTCGACGGAGTCGACGCCGACGCCGTAGCGGCCGACGACCTTGAGGTCGGGGAGCCCGTCCATGACCTCGGCGGTGATGGCGGCGTACTGGACGAGGATGCCGTCGGCGCCCGCGCAGTTGGTGATGAGCTCGGTGCTGTCACGGGACTGGGTGACGACGAGCTCGGCGCCCGCGGCCTGGGCGACCGCGTGCTCGCTGTCGAACGAGTCGTGGTCGCACTCGGTGATGGTGATGCGCATGGGGGGTCCTTCCGGTGGGGAGACGACGTGGGGTGCGGGGGCGAGCGGGGTGCGCGTCAGCGCGCGAGCCACCCGCCGTCGACGGGAAGGACGGCGCCGTTGACGTAGTCGGCGGCGCGCGAGGACAAGAAGAGGACCGCTCCGGCGATGTCGGAGGCCTGGGCCCAGCGTCCGGCGGGGATGCGCGCGAGGATCGAGGCGTTGCGCTCTGCGTCGTCGCGGATGGCTTCGGTGTTCGCGGTCGCGACGTATCCGGGGGCGACGGCGTTGACGTTGATGCCTGCGCTGGCCCACTCGTTCGCGAGCGCTCGGGTGAGGCCCGCGATCGCGGACTTCGAGGCTGTGTACCCCGGCACGTTGATGCCGCCCTGGAAGCTGAGCATGGACGCGGTGTTGACGATCTTCCCGTGGCCTCGCTCGATCATGGCGCGGCCGATCTCGCGGGACAGGACCCATGCGGCGCGCAGGTTCACGTCCATGACGTGGTCGAAGTCGTCGTCGGAGTGCTGGGCTGCGGGTGTGCGGCGGATGGTTCCGCCGTTGTTCACGAGGATGTCGACCGGCCGTGCGGCGAGGTCCGCGGCCAGCGCGGCGACGGCGGCGCGGTCGGAGAAGTCCGCCTGGAGGGCGGTGAATCTCCGGCCGGCCGACTCGACCGCGGTCCGGACGTCGCTCTCGCCCTGTGGCATGGAGTAGCTCACGCCGACGATGTCAGCTCCTGCACCGGCGAGCGTGCCGGCGATCGCGAGGCCGATGCCCTGGTTGGCGCCCGTCACGACGGCGAGCTGCCCGTCCAGGGCGAAGAGGCCTTCTGTGAAGGCTGCTGGGCTGGTGACGTTCGTGGACATGGTGCGGTGCTCTTTCCTGTGTGCGCCCGGCGGTGCGCCGGGCGTCAGTTCGGGTTGTACCCCAGTGCTTCGGAGATGGCGTCTGCGGTCGCGATCGCGTCTGCGGACATCGCCTCGACCTGTGCGTCGGAGTGCTCGAGGGTGATGGTGGAGATGGACACGCCGTACCGGACGCTCCCGGTGTGGTCGCGGACCGGGGCGGCGACGCACACGACGCCGGGGACGTTCTCCTCGCGGTCGCGGGAGTACCCGGTGCGGCGGACGTCGGCGATCTCCGTGCGGAGCTGGTCGATCGTCGTGAGCGTGTGCTCGGTGCGGCGTGGCATCCCTGCTCGGGCGACGAACCGCTCGAGCTCGTCGTCCGTGTACGACGCGAGGATCGCTTTGCCGATCCCCGAGGAGTGCATGGGGATCGAGTGACCGACACGAGAGGGCATCTGATAGGACTTGTCCGAGTCGGTCCGCACGAGGTAGAGGATCTCGTCACCGTTCGCGACCCCGACGTGGACGGTGCAGTGCACCTTCTCGACGAGGGCGTCGACGAACGGCTGGGCGATGAAGCGGATGTCGACCCGTTCCAGCGCCCGGCCTGCGAGGGACAGGATCTTGGGGCCGGGGAGGTACCCGCCGTCTTCGTCCATCGCGATGAACCGCCGGTCGAGAAGGGTGGCGAGGATGCGGTGCGTGGTGGCCTTGGCCAGCCCTGTCGCCTCGACGATGTCGGTGAAGCGCGAGTGCGTGAACGCCGCCTCGAGGACGAGGAGGGTCTTGGCGCTCGCCCCTGCTGCGACGTGCGCTGGTGCGAGCATCGAGCCGGGGTCGCCGCTCGTGGCAGCCGTGCTGGTCGTACCCGTCGTCGCGCTGCCGCTGGTCCGCGTGGTCATCGTCGTGTTCCGTTCCGCGCAGACCGTCGGTGGTCAGCGCATGTCAGCGATGGCGAAGCCATCCATGTCGTCGAAAGACTGATTCTCCCCGGCCATCGCCCACACGAACGAGTAGCTGGCGGATCCGACGCCGGAGTGCACGGACCAGCTCGGCGAGATGACGGCTTCACGGTTCCCGACGACGAGGTGACGCGTCTCGGTCGGTTCACCCATGATGTGGATGATCCTGGCGTCCGTCGAGAGGCCGAAGTAGAGGTAGGCCTCGGTCCGGCGGTCGTGGGTGTGCGCCGGCAGGGTGTTCCACATGCTCCCGGGGTGGAGGGTGGTGACCCCCATGACGACCTGGCAGCTCTGGACGCCGTTCTCGTGGATGTACTGGTTGAGCGTGCGCCGGTTGGACGTCAGCGCGTCGCCCAGCTCGCGGACGGTCCCGTGGCCGGCCTCGACGAGGGTGGTCGGGTAGGCGGTGTGAGCGGGGGCCGAGACGAGGTAGTAGGCCGCGGGTCCGTGCTCGCCGCCGGCGTCGCTCGAGGCGAGCACGACGTCGCGGGCTCCGCGCCCCACGTACAGGCACGACCCCGGCGTGAGCGTGTGCTCGGTGCCGTCGACGGTGATCGTGCCGGGTCCACCGACGTTGACGATGCCTGCTTCACGGTGCTCGAAGAAGACGTCGCTGCGGATCTCCGGGAAGGTCGGCAGGGTCAGCGGCGCGGTGACCGGGCTGACGCCGACGAGCACGACGCGGTCGTGGTGGGTGTAGACCGCGTTGACCTCGTCGTCGACGAAGAGCCCTTGGGCGAGGTAGCGCCTGCGCAGCTCTGTCGTGTCCATGCCGGGGACGTGCTCCGGGCTCGTTGCGTACCGCTGTTCCATGGTGGTCCTTTTCTGTGGTGGAGATGGCTGGATGACGGGTGGTGCTCGGGTGCCTGCCGGGCGTCGGTCGGACGCCCGGCAGGCGTGAGCTCGTGGGCTAGTTCAGCCCGAGGATGCCCGGGAGCCACAGCGAGAGCTGCGGGACGAACATGACGAGAAGGAGGATCCCGACGAGCGCGACGAAGAACGGCACGAGGTGCCGCACGACGTCTTCGATGCGCAGGTCGGCGACCTTCGCCCCGACGAACAGGACGGGGCCGACAGGTGGTGTGATCGTGCCGATGCAGAGGTTGAACACCATGACGATCCCGAAGTGCACGGGATCCACCCCGAAGCTCATGACGATCGGCAGGAAGATCGGGGCGAAGATCAGCACGGCCGGCGTCGGGTCCATGAAGCACCCGACGACGAGCAGGAGGACCGCGATGAGCAGGAGGATGAGCGTCGGGTTGTCGGTGAGCGAGAACATCGCGTCGGCGACCATGCCGGGGATCTTCGCGAACGACATGACCCAGGACATGATCGACGAGACCCCGATGAGGAACATGACGATGGCCGTGGTCCGCGCCGAGTCGAGGAGGATCACCTTGAGGTCGCGGACCTTCACGCTGCGGTAGATGAAGGACAGCGCGAGGGAGTACACGACCGCGATGCACGACGCCTCGGTCGGGGTGAAGAACCCGGCGAGGATGCCGCCGATCACCACGACGATGAGCGCGAGCGACGGCACCGCGTCGAGCAGGGTCTTGGCGCGCACGCCCCACGAGGGCATGTCGGTGATCTTCAGCTCGGGACGCTTGCGGGCGTAGAGGTAGACGATCACCATGCAGGCGCCGGCCCACAGGAGGCCGGGGACGTATCCGGCGACGAACAGCGCAGCGATCGACGTGCTGGAGACCAGCGAGTACACGATCATGAGGTTGCTCGGCGGGATGAGCATCCCTGAGGGTGCGGACGCGATGTTCGTGGCGGCCGCGAAGTTGCGGTCGTACCCTTCCTTCGCCTGCAGCGGTGCCATGGTCGATCCGACCGCTGCGACCGCCGCGACCGCGGAGCCGCTGACGGCGCCGAACAGCGCGTTGGCCGCGACGTTCGTCTGGGCGAGCGACCCGGGCATGCCACCGACGAGCACCTTGGCGGCGTTGATGAGACGCAGGGCTATGCCTCCGTTGTTCATGATCACGCCGGCAAGCACGAAGAAGGGTATGGCGAGGAGCGAGAACGAGTTGATGCCTCGGAACATCTGCTGGGCCGAGGTAAGCATGCCGTTCTCGAACCCGAGAGCGGACACCATGGCGAGGCCGGAGGACAGACCGACCGCCACGCTGATGGGTGCCCCGAGGATCAGGAGCCCGAAGATCCCGACGACGAGGATGAGTGCTGCGAGAGTTGCGACGTCCATGAGTGCGAGTCCTCCTTAAAGGACGTCCGGCTCGGTGTCCTCGACGGCGCTCTCGGCGCCGACAAGGATCGCAACCAGGTGGTAGACGGTGTAGAAGCAGATGAGCACGCCGGAGATCGGCAGTGCGAGATAGAGCGGACCGACGCGCACGGGCAGGCCTGCGAGGCTCTGCTCCCAGGCGAGCTGAGAGACGCTCCACCCGCCGTACACGAGCACGAGCGCGGCGAAGGCGAAGATCATGAGCTGCATGAGGATCGCGACGACCCACCGGACGCGCGGCGGGAGCTTGTCGACGGCGAAGTCGACGAGGATGTGCCCGCGCTCACCGAAGACCAGGGCTGATCCGAAGAGGCCCAACCAGATGAAGACATACTTGGCGAGCTCTTCTGACCATCCGCTGGGGCTGTCGAGCACCTGCCGGGCGAAGACCTGCCAGGCGACGTCGACGACGAGCACCGCGAAGAGCGTGACGCAGAACCATGCGAGTGCGCTGTCGAGCGCAGTCTTGACTGTTTTCATGAGAGTGGACCTCTTCGGTAGCGGGCGGTCACTCGGCCGCGGCGCGGACCTTGTCATAGAGGGTGCGTGCGACGTCGCTCGTCACCTTCTGCTCGATGAGGGGCTCGAGGGCTTCACGGAACGCGTCTGCGTCGACCTCGTTGAAGATGGCTCCGGCTTCCTCGGCTGCTGCCTTGCTCTTGACGACCTCGTCGACCCAGAGCTCGGCCTCTTCGTCGAGCGCGGCAGCGATCTCTTCGGTGAAGACGGCCCGGTCTTCTTCGGAGAGGGCGTCCATGGTGGCGGGGTTGACGATGAGGTAGTCGGGGAACATGAGGTGGCGCGTGTAGGAGTAGTACTTGGCGATCTCGGCGTGCTTGAGGTTCGCGTAGATGGACTCGTTGTTCTCGGCGCCGGTGAGGACGCCGGACTGGATGGCGGTGTAGACCTCGCCCTGGCCCATCGGGGTGCCCGAGCCGCCCATGAGCTTCATCATCTCGATGTTGGTGTCGGACTCGATGACGCGGATCTTCATCCCGGCGAGGTCGTCGGGCGTGTTGATCGGCTTCTCGGAGTTGTAGACGCTGCGCACGCCGCCGTGGAAGCCCGCGAGGACGGAGATGTTCTGGTCTTCGATGGACGCGAAGAGGTCTCCGGTGATCTCCGGGTCGTTGACCGTCGCGCGCTGGTGCTCTTGGCTGTCGAACGTGTACGGGAGGTTGAAGACGACGAAGTCGGGGTTGAAGTTCTCGAGGAGCGAGCCTGCGACCATGGAGAACTCGATCGAGCCGGCCTGGACGAGCTCGATGGTGTCTTTCTGCCCGCCGAGGGTCTCGTTGGGGAAGACCTCGAGGTCGTAGCGACCGTCGGTGCGTTCCTTGATCCGGTCGCCCAGGTGGTCGAGGGCGACGTACTGGGGGTGGGTGTCGGTCTGGTTGAACGCGATCTTGAAGGTCGTGGTCCCGCCGTCGCCGTCGCCCCCGTCAGAGCTGCAGGCTGCGAGAGACAGCGCCATCGCGGAGACGCATCCGACCGAGAGAATCGAAACGGCCTTGTTTCGCTTCATGTGGAGCTCCTTCTTTCGGCTCACCCGGGTGAGCAGAGTCGTAGTCTTCGTTGAGCCGACTCGTGGTCCACCAGACCTGGTAGTCCGGTGGCACCGGCGTCCTCGCCGGCCTGACAAAAATGGAACTGTGTTCCATTGGGTGGAACTGAGTTAACGTTATCTCACGCGCCAGGTCAACCCCTGGCACGAGAGGCACACCGATCGACGCTGATCCGTGACGTGCGGACAGCGGGTACAGCCCGACTTCCGGAGGAACCATGACGATGCCGTCACCGACCGTCACACCGCGCACCACCCTGGGCGCCTACGCTCTCGGGCCGTCGCCCGACCTCGACGACGGCCGCGCCGACGCCGCGTTCTACGACGGTCTCGCCGAGCTGACCACCACTGACGGGCACGGCATCGACGCTCTCGAGCTCCCGCTCGACCCCGAGGGCTCACCCCGGCTGGAGCTCGGGTGGCTCACCCGGCACCTGCACCCGTCGTGGGACCTCATGGTCACGGCCGTCCCCCGCACCATGAAGCGCCTGAGCACCCAGCCCGCCTACGGGCTCGCGTCCGCCGACGAGGACGCACGCCGGGCCGCTGTCGCTGACATCGCTGTCGTCCGGGACCTCGCACGAGCCCTCGCGGACGCCTCTGGCCGTGTGCGCGTCACCGCGATCGAGCTCCAGTCCGCCCCCGGGAGCACGCTCGGCTCACGCGACGCGCTCGCACGCTCGATCGACGAGATCCTCGCCTGGGACGTCCCCGGGGCGGAGCTCGTCATCGAGCACTGCGACGCCCCGGTCGACGGCCAGCAGCCGGTCAAGGGCTTCCTCACCCTCGCCGACGAGCTCGCGGTGATCCGCGACCTCCCCGACACCGTGGGGATCGGGATCAACTGGGGCAGGTCCGCGATCGAGGGCCGCTCCGCAGCCACCCCGATCGAGCACACGGCCGCCGCCGTCGCCGCAGGGCGTCTGCGCTCGCTGATCTTCTCGGGCGCGTCCGACGTCACCACCCCGTGGGGACGCCCGTGGAGCGACGCCCACATCCCCGCCTACGTCCCCGGCACCGTCCTCGACATGGCGACCGGCTCGCTCCTCACCGCCGACGCGACGACAGCCACCCTGGCCGCCGCTGCAGGCCAGGCGCGCTACGTGGGAGCGAAGGTCACCGTTCGCCCGACCGACACCGACGTCCCCACCCGGCTCGCCGTCGCACGAGCCAGCCTCGACCTCGTCGCGTCCTCCGCCGCGGTGCTCCGATGACCGCCGCGAGCGCCTCCCCCGAGACAGGGACGCCTCCCGTCCAGACAGGGTTCGTCGGACTCGGCGTCATGGGCGCCCCGATGGCGGGGCACATCCTCGGTGCGCTCCCGGACGGGGCGCAGCTGCACGTGACCGCACGGCGCGCGGCATCGGCAGCCGACCTCGTCGCCCGTGGCGCGGTCTGGCACGAGGACGCACGCTCCGTCGCTGCAGCCAGCGACGTCGTCGTCCTCATGGTTCCCGACCTCCCGGACGTGCGCACGCTCCTGGACGGCCCGGACGGGCTGCTCGCCGGGGTCTCGACCCCCACGCTCGTGGTCGTCTGCTCGACCGTCTCGCCCGGCGGCGTGCGCGCCCTCGACGTCGAGGTCCGCGAGCGCACGGGCGGTCTCGCTCGGCTCGTCGACGCGCCGGTGAGCGGTGGCGAGGAGGGCGCCCGCGAGGGCCGGCTCTCCATCATGGTCGGAGGCGACGAGGAGGACGCGCGCGTGGTCCGCGACGTCCTCGCGCCCACGGGGACGGCGGTCCACCTGGGCCCGCTGGGTGCCGGGCAGATCGCCAAGGCGTGCAACCAGATGATCGTCGCTGCCACGGTCGTGGCACTCGGCGAGGCGAGCGTCCTCGCGGAGCGTGCGGGCCTCGACGTCGCGGCGCTGCTCGACCTTCTCGGTGGAGGGTTCGCGGGCAGCCGCATCCTCGAGGTGAAGAAGAAGCGCTTCGTCGAGCACGACCACAGCCCGTCGGGTGCCGCGCGGTTCATGGTCAAGGACCTCACCTTCGCGACGGACGAAGCGGTCCGCACCGGAACCGTGACCCCGCAGCTCGACACGTTGCGCACGGTCTTCACCGAGCTCACCGACGCTGGTCTCGGCGACCAGGACACGGCCGTCGTCCAGGCGTTCATCGAGGCAGGCACCCGGAGGCCCGAGAACTGATGATGAGCACCCCGTCGATCAAGCGCGTCCTCGGCCCGCTCACTCCCGGAGGCCTCCGGAACTTCACGGACAACCTCCGGGCCGAGAACACGGGCGCGATCTTGCTGCTCGTGGGCACGATCGTGGCCCTCGTCTGGGCGAACTCGCCGTTCAGCGAGTCTTACCGCGAGCTGAGCGCGCTGACCTTCGGGCCGTCGGCGCTCCACCTCGACCTCTCGGTCGCGCAGTGGGCGACGGACGGGCTGCTCGCGATCTTCTTCTTCGTCGTCGGGCTCGAGCTCAAGCGCGAGATGGTCGACGGCGAGCTGCGCCGCCCGGCGACCGCGATCGTGCCGATCCTCGCTGCTGTCGGCGGCATGGTGGTCCCCGCGCTCGTCTACACGGTCATCAACGCCGTCAGCTCCCTAGGAGAGCCGCACGGGTGGGCGGTGCCGGTCGCGACGGACATCGCGTTCGCGGTCGCGGTCCTCACGGTCTTCGGCAAGGGGCTCCCGACAGCGCTGCGGGCGTTCTTGCTCACCCTTGCGGTCGTCGACGACCTCCTGGGGATCGTCGTCATCGCGATCTTCTACACGGCCGGAACGAGCCTGGTGTGGCTGGGGGCGGCGCTCGCCACGATCGTCGTGTTCGGTCTGGTCGCGCGGCGCCACGGCGGCGGCTCGCCGTGGTTGCTCGTCCCGCTCGCGGTCCTCACGTGGGGTCTCATGCACGCGTCGGGCATCCACGCGACGATCGCCGGCGTGCTCCTCGGGTTCTCGGTCCCGGCGCTCGCGCGCCCGGGTGAGCGGCAGAGCATCGCCGAGCGCTACGAGCACGTCTGGCGCCCGGTGTCGGCCGGCTTCGCCGTCCCGGTGTTCGCGCTCTTCGCGGCCGGGGTCGTCATGAGCCCGTCCGCTCTCGCCGACGCCGCGAGCAACCCGGCCGCACAGGGCGTGTTCTTCGGCCTGGTCCTCGGCAAGCCGGCGGGCATCCTCCTGGCGACGTGGCTCCTCGTGTCCTTCACGAAGGCGTCGCTCGACGACTCCTTGCGCTGGTTCGACATGGCTGCCGTCGCGTGCGTGGGTGGCGTGGGCTTCACGGTCTCGCTCCTCATCGGCGAGCTGTCCTTCGAGGCCGGGACCGTGAACGGCGAGGCCGTCAAGGCCGCTGTGCTCGTGGGTTCGGTCACCGCCGCAGCCGTGGGTGCGACGCTCTTGGCGTGGCGGAGCAGGACCCACCGGGCCGAGCAGGAGGACGCTGCAGCCTGACGGCGGGGGACAATGCACCGGTGACTGATGCACCGACCTCGCCCCCTGCTCTCGACGGCGCCGTGCCGCCGGCCGCCGCCCTGCCGATCATCGCGTTCTACGAGCCCCGGATCCCCCAGAACACCGGGAACGCGATCCGGCTCGCGGCGGTCACCGGCGCACCGCTGCACCTCGTGGAGCCTCTGGGCTTCGACCTCTCGGAGCCCAAGCTCCGCCGTGCCGGGCTCGACTATCACGACCTGGCCCATGTGGTCGTGCACCCGAACCTCGAGGACCTGCTCGCGAGCCGGCCGACGGCACGCGTCTTCGCCTTCACGACGAAGGCCACGACCCGCTACTCCGACATCGCCTACGAGCCGACGGACATCCTGCTCTTCGGCCCCGAACCGACCGGCCTCGACGACGCCGTCCTCCACCACGCGCGGATCACGGACGAGGTGAAGATCCCCATGCTGCCGAGCCGGCGCTCGCTCAACCTCACGTCGAGTGCGTCGATCGTCGTGTACGAGGCCTGGCGACAGGCTGGTTTTACCGGCGGTATGTGAATAAACCCGCTCGCAGCGGGTGAAAACAGACAGACATACCATAAGATACTGCAACCAAACGCTCATGAACCGGTTCTGCTCGCCGAAGAAGACTGATGTCATAGGCCACCAGGCCCGTCAGAGCGCGAGGAGCACCGTCATGCGCATCGTCATCTCCCCCGGAGCGTTTAACCGCACGTCGCGCTCGCTGTGCGCAGCCGACTCCCTCGCCCGAGACTGGGCCTCCGTGCAGCCGCTCGACGAGCCCCCCGTCGCACCGACGTTCACCAGCAGCATCCTCGACGTCGTCGCACGCACCGTTCCCGGCGCCACCTTCCACGACGTCCCCGGCGTCAGCGGGCCCGACGGTCGCCCCGTCACCGGCCGGTGGCTCGCCCTCCCCGACGGGTCGGCCGTGGTCGACCTCGCCCAGGTCGTCGGCCTCTCGCTCATGCTCGAGCCCGACGCGCTCGGCGCGTCGACCCGCGGCCTCGGCCAGGTCATCGCCTCTGCCCTCGACGCCGGAGCAACCTCCCTGACGATCGCGCTCAGCGGCTCGGCCTCGACCGACGGCGGCGCAGGAGCGCTCTCGGCCCTCGGGCTCCGCCTGCTCGACGAGACCGGCGAGCCGCTCGTCGACGGCGGCGGCGCCCTGGCCCGCCTCGTGTTCGCCGACATGACCGACCTGCGCCCCGCACCCCTCGGCGGAGTCACCCTGCTCCTCGACGTCGACAACCCCCTCCTCGGCCTGCACGGCGCGGCGAACGCCCTGAGCCCGCGCACGGGAGCGTCCCCCGCGGACGCTGCACGCCTCGAGTACGGTCTCTCTCGGTTCGCCGGCGTCCTCGGCGGGACACCCGACGCACCGGGCGCCGGAGCCGGCGGCGGAGCCGCCTACGGCTTTATGGTCGCGTGGCAGGCTCGCACCTTCCCTGGGCCGGCGTACGTCGCCCGGCTCGTCGACCCCACCAGCGCACACCACCGGCCAGGACGCCGGACGAGCGTCGCGGGCGCCCTCGTCGCCGCCTGACCCAGGTGCTGCGCCCGGCCCGCCGGGGTCCGCCCTAGGATGGGCCTCATGGCCGTCACCCTCAGCGATGTCGCACGGGAAGCAGGTGTGTCGCTCGCGACCGCGTCGCGAGCGATCAACGGCAGCGCCGACCGGACGGTGCGCACCGACCTGCGCGAGCGGGTCCTCGCCGCCGCCGAGCGCCTGCGGTACTCCCCCGACGCGAACGCCCAGGCCATGGCGCGCGGTCGCACGATCGCCATCGGTCTCATCGTCCACGAGATCGCCGACGCCTACTTCTCGACCATCGCGTCCGGCGTGACGAGCGCCGCCGAGCGTGCCGGTCTCGTCGTGACGCTCGCGAGCACAGACCGCGACACGGCCCGCGAGCTCACGTTCGTCGACCTCATGCAGCGCCAGCGCGCCCGCGCCATCATCCTCGTCGGCGGCCGGTTCGACGACGACACGTCGAACGACAGGCTCGCAGCAGCGCTCGCGGAGTACCGCTCCCGCGGCGGCGGCGTGGCGGTCATCGGCCAGCCGCTGCTCGGTGTCGACACCGTCACCATCCAGAACCGCGCGAGCACGCGCGACCTGGCCCACCAGCTGCACGGCCTCGGCTACCGGCGCTTCGCCGTTCTCGCCGGACCAGAGAACCACCTCACCGCACGAGAACGCGTCGAGGGTTTCCGGGACGCGCTGGCCGAGCTCGGCGCCCCGGTCCCCCGCGACCTCGTGATCCACGGCCCGTTCACCCGCGACGGCGGGTACGACGGGACAGCCGAGCTGGCCAGCCGCGGTGCGCTCGAGGACGTCGAGCTCGTCTTCGCCGTCAACGACGTCATGGCCGTCGGAGCGATGGCCGCCGCGCGCGCTGCAGGGCTGAGCATCCCCGGCGACGTCGCCTTCGCGGGCTTCGACGACATCCTCACGCTACGAGACATCACCCCGTCGTTGACGACCATCCGGCTCCCGCTGACGGACATGGGCGCGATGGTCACCGAGATGGCGCTCTCACCGGCGAAAGACGAGCCGCGCATCGTGCCCGTCGACGGCGAGGTCATCCTCCGCGACTCGACGCCGCGGCTCCGCTGACGCACGGACGCGACCCAGTGCCCGGCGCACGGTCCGCCGAACTCTGCCATGGTGGAGCGATGGAAAAGTTCTCGCTCACCGCGATCGGTCGAAACGCTCTCGAGGCAGCCCGCGCCTCGTCCAACGGCCGTAGCGCGCAGACGGTCTACGGCGGGCACGAGCACGTGCTGCGCCAGACGCTCATCGCGATGACCCAGGGGACGCGTCTCGACGAGCACGAGAGCCCGGGCGAGGCGACGGTCCAGGTGCTGCAGGGACGCATCGTCCTCACCGCCGGCGACGACGCGTGGGAAGGGTCCGCGGGCGCGATGCTCGTCGTGCCGCGGGTCCGCCATGCCCTCGCCGCCCAGCAGGACTCGATCATCCTGCTCACGGTCGCGAAGGTCTCCTAGGCGCTGCTCGGAGTCCGGACAGAGGCCTGTACCGGACGCAGGCATCACGCTAGGGTGGTCCAGACCAGCCGTCGTCGATCCCTGGAGGTCGCTGTGCTCGAGCGTCACGTCACCGTCGGGATGCCGGAAGGGCTGCACGCGCGCCCTGCCGCCCTCTTCGTCCAGCTCGCAGGCGCCCAGCCCGCAGACGTCATGATCCGCACCCCCGGCGCAGGCCCCGTCCCGACCACCAGCATCCTGTCGGTCATGACCCTGGGCGCCGCCCAGGGCGACGTGGTCGTCCTCACGACGGAGACCGACGACGCCGACGCCGTGACATCCCTCGACGCGCTCGCGGAGTACCTCGCCTCCGACGGCTGAACCCGCCGCTGGAGCCCGTCGGGGACCGGGTGAAAAGCACAGGCACCGCGCAGGTGTGCCACCCGTCGGCCGATT
This sequence is a window from Sanguibacter antarcticus. Protein-coding genes within it:
- a CDS encoding LacI family DNA-binding transcriptional regulator — its product is MAVTLSDVAREAGVSLATASRAINGSADRTVRTDLRERVLAAAERLRYSPDANAQAMARGRTIAIGLIVHEIADAYFSTIASGVTSAAERAGLVVTLASTDRDTARELTFVDLMQRQRARAIILVGGRFDDDTSNDRLAAALAEYRSRGGGVAVIGQPLLGVDTVTIQNRASTRDLAHQLHGLGYRRFAVLAGPENHLTARERVEGFRDALAELGAPVPRDLVIHGPFTRDGGYDGTAELASRGALEDVELVFAVNDVMAVGAMAAARAAGLSIPGDVAFAGFDDILTLRDITPSLTTIRLPLTDMGAMVTEMALSPAKDEPRIVPVDGEVILRDSTPRLR
- a CDS encoding cupin domain-containing protein encodes the protein MEKFSLTAIGRNALEAARASSNGRSAQTVYGGHEHVLRQTLIAMTQGTRLDEHESPGEATVQVLQGRIVLTAGDDAWEGSAGAMLVVPRVRHALAAQQDSIILLTVAKVS
- a CDS encoding tRNA (cytidine(34)-2'-O)-methyltransferase, translating into MPPAAALPIIAFYEPRIPQNTGNAIRLAAVTGAPLHLVEPLGFDLSEPKLRRAGLDYHDLAHVVVHPNLEDLLASRPTARVFAFTTKATTRYSDIAYEPTDILLFGPEPTGLDDAVLHHARITDEVKIPMLPSRRSLNLTSSASIVVYEAWRQAGFTGGM
- a CDS encoding DUF4862 family protein, translating into MPSPTVTPRTTLGAYALGPSPDLDDGRADAAFYDGLAELTTTDGHGIDALELPLDPEGSPRLELGWLTRHLHPSWDLMVTAVPRTMKRLSTQPAYGLASADEDARRAAVADIAVVRDLARALADASGRVRVTAIELQSAPGSTLGSRDALARSIDEILAWDVPGAELVIEHCDAPVDGQQPVKGFLTLADELAVIRDLPDTVGIGINWGRSAIEGRSAATPIEHTAAAVAAGRLRSLIFSGASDVTTPWGRPWSDAHIPAYVPGTVLDMATGSLLTADATTATLAAAAGQARYVGAKVTVRPTDTDVPTRLAVARASLDLVASSAAVLR
- a CDS encoding HPr family phosphocarrier protein — encoded protein: MLERHVTVGMPEGLHARPAALFVQLAGAQPADVMIRTPGAGPVPTTSILSVMTLGAAQGDVVVLTTETDDADAVTSLDALAEYLASDG
- a CDS encoding NAD(P)-dependent oxidoreductase encodes the protein MTAASASPETGTPPVQTGFVGLGVMGAPMAGHILGALPDGAQLHVTARRAASAADLVARGAVWHEDARSVAAASDVVVLMVPDLPDVRTLLDGPDGLLAGVSTPTLVVVCSTVSPGGVRALDVEVRERTGGLARLVDAPVSGGEEGAREGRLSIMVGGDEEDARVVRDVLAPTGTAVHLGPLGAGQIAKACNQMIVAATVVALGEASVLAERAGLDVAALLDLLGGGFAGSRILEVKKKRFVEHDHSPSGAARFMVKDLTFATDEAVRTGTVTPQLDTLRTVFTELTDAGLGDQDTAVVQAFIEAGTRRPEN
- the nhaA gene encoding Na+/H+ antiporter NhaA — protein: MSTPSIKRVLGPLTPGGLRNFTDNLRAENTGAILLLVGTIVALVWANSPFSESYRELSALTFGPSALHLDLSVAQWATDGLLAIFFFVVGLELKREMVDGELRRPATAIVPILAAVGGMVVPALVYTVINAVSSLGEPHGWAVPVATDIAFAVAVLTVFGKGLPTALRAFLLTLAVVDDLLGIVVIAIFYTAGTSLVWLGAALATIVVFGLVARRHGGGSPWLLVPLAVLTWGLMHASGIHATIAGVLLGFSVPALARPGERQSIAERYEHVWRPVSAGFAVPVFALFAAGVVMSPSALADAASNPAAQGVFFGLVLGKPAGILLATWLLVSFTKASLDDSLRWFDMAAVACVGGVGFTVSLLIGELSFEAGTVNGEAVKAAVLVGSVTAAAVGATLLAWRSRTHRAEQEDAAA
- a CDS encoding glycerate kinase, with the protein product MRIVISPGAFNRTSRSLCAADSLARDWASVQPLDEPPVAPTFTSSILDVVARTVPGATFHDVPGVSGPDGRPVTGRWLALPDGSAVVDLAQVVGLSLMLEPDALGASTRGLGQVIASALDAGATSLTIALSGSASTDGGAGALSALGLRLLDETGEPLVDGGGALARLVFADMTDLRPAPLGGVTLLLDVDNPLLGLHGAANALSPRTGASPADAARLEYGLSRFAGVLGGTPDAPGAGAGGGAAYGFMVAWQARTFPGPAYVARLVDPTSAHHRPGRRTSVAGALVAA